Proteins from a genomic interval of Danio rerio strain Tuebingen ecotype United States chromosome 4, GRCz12tu, whole genome shotgun sequence:
- the LOC101885044 gene encoding uncharacterized protein, protein MSLGDGCLASDWIHITVNSFSCTTDSILLRMATPYSRPPPLHITCVKVHSSQKAVTFIKHENKIIVDTYKVTSLCALTDGDAVYLSIKNGSDPEFEEGHSYIVKNVTISNKYGRRCLFVNKGTIKFRTAPLAISEEAKRAAREALCPPSRPITGEEEDIFSETGYLSLRGQLEKVEVPRMTRTHIPILDLRMKCGSVVHDVSLWREEALNELYVGDIIELSHLKVNGRPDGRAKFDSSNHTTFKLIDRDIQEAVLEIVGVSEMHDKLILLDSHMDEYIVPVHFYAGTIEELANQLPLQLKLRHICGSVLHVEPASVKQVPPDVPRGGSAGVEQVPPDVPSGGSASVDQVPPYVPSGGSADADQGPPDVHSGGSADPNQVHPEDTQDSMDCLF, encoded by the exons ATGAGCCTTGGTGATGGATGTCTCGCTTCTGACTGGATACACATCACTGTCAATTCTTTCAGTTGTACAACAGACAGCATACTTCTGAG GATGGCAACACCGTACAGCCGCCCACCACCACTGCACATCACCTGTGTTAAAGTGCACAGTAGCCAAAAGGCTGTGACCTttattaaacatgaaaacaaaataattgttgaCACCTACAAAGTCACATCTTTATGTGCCCTTACGGATGGTGATGCAGTTTATCTGTCCATAAAAAACGGCAGTGACCCTGAATTTGAAGAGGGACACtcatatattgtaaaaaatgtaaccATCTCAAACAAATATGGCCGCCgatgtttatttgtaaataaaggcACCATCAAATTTAGGACCGCTCCGCTAGCCATAAGTGAGGAGGCTAAAAGAGCTGCAAGGGAGGCCCTCTGTCCTCCTTCACGACCTATAACAGGAGAGGAAGAGGATATCTTCAGTGAAACTGGGTACCTGAGTCTACGGGGGCAGTTAGAAAAA GTTGAAGTGCCTAGAATGACTCGCACTCACATACCGATCCTGGACCTGCGGATGAAATGTGGCTCCGTAGTACACGATGTCTCACTGTGGCGGGAAGAAGCACTTAACGAGCTCTATGTCGGGGACATCATTGAGCTCAGTCACCTGAAAGTAAACGGAAGACCAGATGGAAGAGCAAAATTCGACTCTTCTAATCACACAACTTTTAAG cttaTTGATAGGGATATCCAGGAGGCAGTTCTTGAGATCGTTGGAGTGTCAGAGATGCACGACAAGCTCATCCTCCTGGATAGCCATATGGATGAGTACATAGTGCCTGTACATTTCTATGCAGGCACTATTGAGGAGCTGGCAAACCAGCTCccacttcaattaaaactcagGCACATCTGTGGAAGCGTCCTCCACGTGGAACCTGCCAGTGTGAAACAGGTCCCTCCAGATGTACCTCGTGGAGGATCTGCTGGTGTGGAACAG GTCCCTCCAGACGTTCCTAGTGGAGGATCTGCCAGTGTGGATCAGGTTCCTCCATATGTTCCCAGTGGAGGATCTGCTGATGCGGATCAGGGCCCTCCAGATGTTCACAGTGGAGGATCTGCTGACCCCAATCAGGTCCATCCAGAAGACACTCAGGACTCAATGGACTGCCTTTTCTAG